A genomic region of Manihot esculenta cultivar AM560-2 chromosome 15, M.esculenta_v8, whole genome shotgun sequence contains the following coding sequences:
- the LOC110601590 gene encoding scarecrow-like protein 21 isoform X2, whose translation MESHQLFGYSVTGNSPSSPFSNHFDCDTITTLSDSREQYSTTDNLSGASPSCNSLLESGNHFHQLSPALLQDANSSQNVKYTLLQLETALMAPDDEDITMSDTSLGESSRPQTSGQTTRAWSQDHHGSCVIQPRQRPSVVSGQRQSDEDALIEEHQKQMEEAKFQSIPPGNLKQLLIACAKALAENNINDFDKLIGKARIAVSIGGEPIQRLGAYLVEGLVARKELSGNNIYRALRCREPESNDLLSYMRILYEICPYLKFGYMTANGAIAEACKNDERIHIIDFQIAQGTQWITLLQALAAKPDGAPHVRITGIDDPVNKHARGDGLEAVHRRLAAISEKFNIPVEFHGVPVFAPDVTPDMLDIRPGEALAVNFPLQLHHTPDESVDVSNPRDGLLRMVKSLNPKAVTLVEQESNTNTTPFLTRFIETLDYYLAMFESIVVTLPRDQKDRIGVEQHCLAKDIVNVIACEGKERVERHELFGKWKSRLIMAGFRQYPLSSYVNSVIRSLLRCYSEHYTLVEKDGAMLLGWKNRNLISASAWN comes from the exons ATGGAATCACACCAGCTTTTTGGATACAGTGTCACTG GAAATTCACCCAGCTCACCCTTCTCGAATCATTTTGATTGTGATACTATAACCACATTGAGCGACAGCAGGGAGCAGTATAGTACTACTGATAATCTTTCAGGAGCCAGCCCTTCTTGTAACTCTTTACTTGAATCTGGTAATCATTTTCATCAGCTGAGCCCCGCATTGTTGCAAGATGCAAATTCTAGCCAGAATGTAAAATACACATTGCTGCAATTGGAGACTGCTCTAATGGCACCTGATGATGAAGACATAACTATGTCTGATACTTCTTTGGGGGAGAGTAGTAGACCACAGACATCAGGTCAGACGACTAGGGCTTGGAGCCAGGACCACCATGGTTCTTGTGTGATTCAACCTCGGCAACGGCCATCTGTTGTCTCTGGGCAGAGGCAATCAGATGAAGATGCTCTTATTGAGGAACATCAAAAACAAATGGAGGAAGCAAAATTTCAAAGTATTCCACCAGGAAACCTGAAGCAATTGCTCATTGCTTGCGCTAAAGCTCTGGCAGAAAACAACATCAATGATTTTGATAAATTGATTGGAAAGGCTAGAATTGCAGTGTCTATTGGTGGAGAGCCAATCCAGCGCCTTGGTGCATACTTGGTAGAAGGCTTGGTAGCAAGGAAGGAGCTATCGGGCAATAACATTTACCGTGCTCTTAGGTGTAGAGAGCCTGAAAGCAATGACTTGCTGTCGTATATGCGTATCCTATATGAAATTTGTCCTTACCTGAAGTTTGGCTACATGACAGCCAATGGAGCCATTGCTGAAGCATGCAAAAATGATGAGCGGATCCATATCATAGACTTCCAAATTGCTCAGGGTACCCAATGGATAACTCTCCTCCAAGCTCTTGCAGCAAAGCCAGATGGTGCTCCACATGTGCGTATTACCGGTATTGATGATCCTGTTAATAAACATGCCCGTGGTGATGGCTTAGAGGCAGTTCACAGACGATTAGCTGCGATATCTGAGAAATTTAATATCCCTGTAGAGTTTCATGGTGTGCCAGTTTTTGCTCCTGATGTCACACCGGACATGCTTGATATAAGGCCTGGGGAGGCTCTGGCAGTGAACTTCCCCTTGCAGCTCCATCACACACCTGATGAAAGTGTTGATGTGAGTAATCCAAGGGATGGGCTACTTCGAATGGTCAAATCACTTAATCCCAAGGCGGTAACATTGGTGGAGCAAGAATCAAATacaaacacaactccttttctcACAAGGTTCATAGAAACTCTGGACTACTACTTGGCAATGTTTGAGTCCATAGTCGTGACACTGCCAAGGGACCAAAAGGATCGTATTGGCGTGGAGCAGCATTGTTTAGCCAAGGATATTGTGAATGTTATTGCTTGCGAGGGAAAGGAGAGGGTGGAGCGCCATGAGCTCTTCGGCAAGTGGAAGTCTAGGCTCATAATGGCTGGTTTCCGGCAATACCCATTGAGCTCCTATGTCAACTCTGTTATAAGGAGCTTGCTGAGGTGTTACTCGGAACATTACACGCTGGTGGAGAAGGACGGAGCTATGTTGTTGGGCTGGAAGAACAGGAATTTGATATCTGCTTCTGCTTGGAATTGA
- the LOC110601590 gene encoding scarecrow-like protein 21 isoform X1: protein MESHQLFGYSVTGAGLSYSSAYQISPLIPITLFGSFKFDIGNSPSSPFSNHFDCDTITTLSDSREQYSTTDNLSGASPSCNSLLESGNHFHQLSPALLQDANSSQNVKYTLLQLETALMAPDDEDITMSDTSLGESSRPQTSGQTTRAWSQDHHGSCVIQPRQRPSVVSGQRQSDEDALIEEHQKQMEEAKFQSIPPGNLKQLLIACAKALAENNINDFDKLIGKARIAVSIGGEPIQRLGAYLVEGLVARKELSGNNIYRALRCREPESNDLLSYMRILYEICPYLKFGYMTANGAIAEACKNDERIHIIDFQIAQGTQWITLLQALAAKPDGAPHVRITGIDDPVNKHARGDGLEAVHRRLAAISEKFNIPVEFHGVPVFAPDVTPDMLDIRPGEALAVNFPLQLHHTPDESVDVSNPRDGLLRMVKSLNPKAVTLVEQESNTNTTPFLTRFIETLDYYLAMFESIVVTLPRDQKDRIGVEQHCLAKDIVNVIACEGKERVERHELFGKWKSRLIMAGFRQYPLSSYVNSVIRSLLRCYSEHYTLVEKDGAMLLGWKNRNLISASAWN from the coding sequence ATGGAATCACACCAGCTTTTTGGATACAGTGTCACTGGTGCGGGCTTATCCTACTCATCTGCTTATCAAATTTCTCCTTTAATACCTATTACACTCTTTGGGTCCTTCAAATTTGATATAGGAAATTCACCCAGCTCACCCTTCTCGAATCATTTTGATTGTGATACTATAACCACATTGAGCGACAGCAGGGAGCAGTATAGTACTACTGATAATCTTTCAGGAGCCAGCCCTTCTTGTAACTCTTTACTTGAATCTGGTAATCATTTTCATCAGCTGAGCCCCGCATTGTTGCAAGATGCAAATTCTAGCCAGAATGTAAAATACACATTGCTGCAATTGGAGACTGCTCTAATGGCACCTGATGATGAAGACATAACTATGTCTGATACTTCTTTGGGGGAGAGTAGTAGACCACAGACATCAGGTCAGACGACTAGGGCTTGGAGCCAGGACCACCATGGTTCTTGTGTGATTCAACCTCGGCAACGGCCATCTGTTGTCTCTGGGCAGAGGCAATCAGATGAAGATGCTCTTATTGAGGAACATCAAAAACAAATGGAGGAAGCAAAATTTCAAAGTATTCCACCAGGAAACCTGAAGCAATTGCTCATTGCTTGCGCTAAAGCTCTGGCAGAAAACAACATCAATGATTTTGATAAATTGATTGGAAAGGCTAGAATTGCAGTGTCTATTGGTGGAGAGCCAATCCAGCGCCTTGGTGCATACTTGGTAGAAGGCTTGGTAGCAAGGAAGGAGCTATCGGGCAATAACATTTACCGTGCTCTTAGGTGTAGAGAGCCTGAAAGCAATGACTTGCTGTCGTATATGCGTATCCTATATGAAATTTGTCCTTACCTGAAGTTTGGCTACATGACAGCCAATGGAGCCATTGCTGAAGCATGCAAAAATGATGAGCGGATCCATATCATAGACTTCCAAATTGCTCAGGGTACCCAATGGATAACTCTCCTCCAAGCTCTTGCAGCAAAGCCAGATGGTGCTCCACATGTGCGTATTACCGGTATTGATGATCCTGTTAATAAACATGCCCGTGGTGATGGCTTAGAGGCAGTTCACAGACGATTAGCTGCGATATCTGAGAAATTTAATATCCCTGTAGAGTTTCATGGTGTGCCAGTTTTTGCTCCTGATGTCACACCGGACATGCTTGATATAAGGCCTGGGGAGGCTCTGGCAGTGAACTTCCCCTTGCAGCTCCATCACACACCTGATGAAAGTGTTGATGTGAGTAATCCAAGGGATGGGCTACTTCGAATGGTCAAATCACTTAATCCCAAGGCGGTAACATTGGTGGAGCAAGAATCAAATacaaacacaactccttttctcACAAGGTTCATAGAAACTCTGGACTACTACTTGGCAATGTTTGAGTCCATAGTCGTGACACTGCCAAGGGACCAAAAGGATCGTATTGGCGTGGAGCAGCATTGTTTAGCCAAGGATATTGTGAATGTTATTGCTTGCGAGGGAAAGGAGAGGGTGGAGCGCCATGAGCTCTTCGGCAAGTGGAAGTCTAGGCTCATAATGGCTGGTTTCCGGCAATACCCATTGAGCTCCTATGTCAACTCTGTTATAAGGAGCTTGCTGAGGTGTTACTCGGAACATTACACGCTGGTGGAGAAGGACGGAGCTATGTTGTTGGGCTGGAAGAACAGGAATTTGATATCTGCTTCTGCTTGGAATTGA